The following are encoded together in the Candidatus Bathyarchaeota archaeon genome:
- a CDS encoding desulfoferrodoxin: MYKCNICGNIVEVLHTGVGQLVCCGQPMELLSEKTTDAGLEKHVPVIEKTAKGISVKVGSVPHPMEQKHYIEWIEIIADGRTYRKFLKPGDKPEAEFEITGEKIWAREYCSIHGLWKSS, from the coding sequence ATTTACAAATGCAACATTTGCGGCAACATAGTTGAAGTTTTGCATACAGGAGTAGGACAACTCGTCTGTTGTGGTCAGCCAATGGAGTTACTATCGGAAAAGACCACGGATGCAGGCTTAGAAAAACATGTCCCTGTAATAGAAAAAACTGCGAAAGGAATAAGCGTGAAAGTTGGTTCAGTACCGCATCCGATGGAACAAAAGCACTACATTGAATGGATAGAAATAATCGCCGATGGCAGAACTTACAGAAAATTCCTAAAACCAGGAGACAAACCAGAAGCAGAGTTTGAAATCACAGGGGAGAAAATCTGGGCAAGAGAGTACTGCAGTATCCACGGATTGTGGAAATCCTCCTAG